A window from Dehalobacter sp. DCA encodes these proteins:
- a CDS encoding 5-formyltetrahydrofolate cyclo-ligase — translation MNEKEKDLFRKKVLQIRRVMTADERRQKNDRIQRNIMSLPDYQNAEIIMMYLNYWDEAETTGVAEETLKARKKLIIPLCQGETIIPCEIRNVKDDVQSGTFGIREPRSDRLHPVSPEEIDLILVPGVVFDRQGERIGFGKGFYDRFLPQLRKDVCIVGLAYDCQLVEKIAAEDHDFKMSLLLTENGVIYVP, via the coding sequence GTGAACGAAAAAGAAAAAGATTTATTTCGAAAAAAAGTTCTTCAAATCAGGAGGGTCATGACAGCTGATGAACGTAGGCAAAAAAATGATCGGATTCAGAGGAATATAATGTCTTTGCCAGATTATCAGAACGCTGAGATAATTATGATGTACTTAAATTATTGGGATGAAGCAGAAACTACCGGGGTTGCCGAAGAAACGCTCAAAGCACGAAAAAAGCTGATCATTCCGTTATGTCAGGGGGAAACTATCATTCCGTGTGAGATCAGAAATGTTAAAGATGATGTGCAGTCAGGGACTTTTGGAATCAGAGAGCCGCGTTCCGACCGCTTGCATCCGGTATCCCCAGAAGAAATTGATCTGATTCTAGTTCCGGGTGTCGTATTCGACAGGCAAGGCGAAAGGATTGGTTTTGGCAAAGGCTTTTATGACCGTTTTCTGCCTCAATTAAGGAAAGACGTCTGCATCGTCGGTTTGGCGTACGATTGTCAGCTGGTTGAAAAAATTGCAGCAGAGGATCACGATTTTAAAATGTCTTTACTGCTTACAGAAAATGGTGTAATCTATGTTCCATAA
- the nuoF gene encoding NADH-quinone oxidoreductase subunit NuoF produces the protein MKVLANPCCEKCHHTTSTPCSDYVQCRTEGPLCHDDVSCKQQRQKLMSLILEPDRKNKQVLVCNGTGCFSSGSQTLIDLLREGLAERGIHTADVRSTGCHGFCEQGPTVIIEPDKTFYTKVKAEDISEIIEKDIIRDEKVERLLYEDPVSGKLAANFETVNLFAKQKRIILDNCGKIDPEEISHYLAKDGYKGLAKAIQTMSPDKVVEEVKKSGLRGRGGAGFPTGLKWSLCRQSEGTKKYVICNADEGDPGAFMDRGVLEGDPHAVIEGMLIGAYAIGADEGYIYCRAEYPLAIDRLKTAIAQAEENGLLGNNILNSGFNFKLKIKAGAGAFVCGEETALIASIEGKRGMPTVRPPYPAVKGLWGKPTNINNVETWANVPYILRNGTDWYTQFGTEKSKGTKIFALTGKVNNTGLVEVPMGITLRDIIFDIGGGIKDGNQFKAVQIGGPSGGCLPEEMLDIEVDYDNLTAAGAMVGSGGLVILDNTTCMVDIARFFLSFTQKESCGKCTPCREGTKRLLEILVRITKGEGQAEDLNTLENLAKVIKRTSLCGLGQTAPNPLLATLRYFRHEYEAHIFEKRCPAHACTALMEYTVDNEKCKRCGQCSKVCPVGCITGDKETPYVIDTQKCIKCGACLKKCKFNAISLA, from the coding sequence ATGAAGGTTTTAGCGAACCCGTGTTGTGAAAAATGTCATCATACAACATCCACTCCCTGTTCCGATTATGTTCAATGCAGGACGGAAGGGCCGTTATGCCATGACGATGTTTCCTGCAAACAGCAGAGGCAGAAACTGATGTCTTTGATCCTGGAACCAGACAGAAAAAATAAGCAGGTTCTGGTCTGCAATGGAACAGGCTGCTTTTCTTCGGGTTCCCAGACATTAATCGATCTACTCAGGGAAGGATTGGCTGAAAGAGGCATCCATACGGCTGACGTCCGCTCTACGGGCTGTCATGGTTTTTGCGAACAAGGGCCGACCGTGATCATTGAACCGGACAAGACTTTCTATACGAAGGTTAAAGCGGAGGACATCTCCGAAATCATCGAAAAAGATATTATACGTGATGAAAAAGTCGAAAGACTTCTTTACGAGGATCCGGTATCGGGGAAACTCGCGGCAAATTTTGAGACCGTGAATTTATTTGCCAAACAGAAACGGATCATCCTTGATAACTGCGGCAAGATCGACCCAGAGGAAATCAGCCATTATCTCGCTAAAGACGGCTACAAGGGTTTGGCCAAAGCGATTCAAACCATGAGCCCGGACAAGGTTGTGGAGGAAGTCAAAAAATCAGGCTTGAGAGGCCGCGGAGGTGCAGGCTTTCCGACAGGACTTAAATGGAGTCTATGCCGCCAGTCAGAGGGCACCAAAAAATATGTGATCTGCAACGCAGATGAGGGAGATCCCGGTGCGTTCATGGACAGGGGCGTTCTTGAAGGAGACCCGCATGCGGTGATTGAAGGAATGCTGATCGGAGCTTACGCGATTGGCGCTGACGAGGGTTATATCTACTGCCGGGCCGAGTATCCGCTCGCGATCGACAGGCTTAAAACCGCGATTGCCCAGGCTGAGGAAAACGGATTACTGGGCAATAACATCCTGAATTCCGGATTTAACTTCAAACTAAAGATCAAAGCCGGTGCAGGCGCTTTTGTCTGCGGCGAGGAGACGGCCCTGATTGCTTCCATTGAAGGCAAGCGCGGGATGCCGACGGTCAGGCCTCCCTACCCTGCCGTCAAAGGTCTCTGGGGGAAACCGACCAATATTAACAACGTCGAGACTTGGGCCAATGTACCGTATATTTTACGGAATGGCACAGACTGGTATACGCAATTCGGCACTGAAAAAAGCAAAGGCACCAAGATATTTGCTCTGACCGGCAAGGTCAATAACACCGGCCTGGTGGAAGTGCCGATGGGGATCACGCTGAGGGACATCATCTTTGATATCGGCGGCGGGATCAAGGACGGGAACCAATTTAAGGCTGTTCAGATCGGGGGGCCCTCCGGAGGCTGTCTGCCCGAGGAAATGCTGGATATTGAAGTCGATTATGATAATCTGACCGCCGCAGGAGCAATGGTTGGCTCAGGCGGACTGGTTATCCTTGATAATACGACATGTATGGTCGATATTGCGCGTTTTTTCTTAAGCTTTACCCAAAAGGAATCCTGCGGCAAGTGTACACCCTGCCGGGAAGGAACGAAGCGGCTTCTGGAAATCCTGGTCCGGATCACCAAGGGTGAGGGGCAAGCTGAGGACCTGAATACGTTGGAAAATCTGGCCAAGGTTATCAAACGGACATCACTGTGTGGTCTTGGTCAGACAGCCCCGAATCCGCTGCTCGCTACACTGCGCTATTTCCGTCACGAATATGAAGCCCATATCTTTGAGAAACGATGTCCGGCACATGCCTGTACCGCGCTGATGGAATATACGGTCGACAATGAAAAATGCAAGCGCTGCGGGCAATGTTCCAAAGTCTGTCCGGTCGGCTGCATCACCGGGGATAAAGAGACACCCTATGTGA
- the nuoE gene encoding NADH-quinone oxidoreductase subunit NuoE has translation MCKCCDSKQEAVFADSNQHRLNEILSAYQGHDGALIPVLQEAQEVYGYLPEAVMRAIAEGLKIPEAKVFGVVTFYAQFRLKPTGRNLIRVCMGTACHVRGAQKVLFEIERELAIVAGETTADQRFTLETVACIGACGLAPVMTINGQVFGNMNSGLVPDILKRFK, from the coding sequence ATGTGTAAGTGTTGTGACTCCAAACAAGAGGCAGTATTTGCTGATTCCAACCAACACAGGCTGAATGAGATCCTCTCTGCTTATCAGGGTCATGATGGTGCTCTTATTCCGGTTCTCCAGGAAGCTCAGGAAGTGTATGGTTATCTTCCTGAGGCCGTCATGCGGGCCATTGCCGAAGGACTGAAGATTCCTGAGGCAAAAGTATTTGGCGTCGTTACTTTCTATGCTCAGTTCAGACTGAAACCAACAGGCCGTAATTTGATCCGGGTTTGTATGGGAACGGCCTGTCACGTCAGGGGCGCTCAGAAAGTACTTTTTGAGATTGAACGTGAACTCGCAATTGTTGCCGGAGAGACTACCGCTGATCAAAGATTCACGTTGGAAACCGTTGCTTGTATTGGAGCCTGTGGCCTGGCTCCTGTCATGACCATCAACGGTCAGGTTTTTGGGAATATGAATTCCGGCCTGGTGCCGGATATTCTGAAAAGATTTAAATAA